Genomic window (Sediminispirochaeta smaragdinae DSM 11293):
GGAATTCACGTCTTCACTTAGCAGTGAAGGACCAGGACCTTCCCTGCAAGAGGACGGCGGAAGAACGTGCGTGCTGTTGCCGATCATAGTGAACGACGTAAAACACAAAGAGGACCAGATGGAAACAAAAAAGAGAAAGATGATTCTGGAGGAGACGATAGAGACGATACGGTCGCAACTTGGAAGCGAGATGGACTCGATTACCGTTGAAAGGGCGGTAATAGGCCTCTTTTTTTCAGGCGTAAGACTTTCAACCGGAGACGGAGGCATTTGCTTTACCCCGGTTAAGGAGATTCCGGAGGCGGTCTGTTGCCCCAGCTCGGCTCGGGCAATCCCGGGGGCCGGTAAACTAGCACATCAGCCGGTGAGCTACTATCTTGACGAAATGGATCAGAACGCCCCTTTAAAAAAGGCCCTTGGAATTGCCGTTCTCAATGCCCTTTCCACCAGTTGCTGGCATAGGAAAACACCAAAAGAATATGGCTTCGATCTTGGTATAGACCCTTTGGAAGGGGCCTCCATCCCGGAAGATGCCTATGTCGTTGTCATAGGAGCCCTTGTACCCTATATCAAGATGTTGAAGGCAAGAGGAAAGCCTTTTTGTATCCTGGAAAAAGATGCACGTACGCTAAAGGCCGACGAGATGCGCTACTATGTTCCCCCGGAACACGCAAACGAGGAGATCTCAAAGGCTGACTGGCTCATTATCACCGGCACAACCCTGATTAACGATACCCTTGAGGACATTCTCGATCACTGTCGTTCCGATGCAAACATCACCCTCGTAGGGCCGACGGCAAGCATGTTACCGGATGCCTTTTTCCGTCGGGGAATCGATAGCATCGGAGGCATCATCGTCACCGATCCCGATAGACTTCTGGACACATTGATAGAGGCGGGCTCGGGATATCATTTCTACGGAAAATCGGCCGAACGCCTCGTTATCAGACGCTATACAGTAGCAATACAATGAAAAGGAGTTTCGTATGAAAGAGAAAAAGAAAGTTCAGGGGGATAATCGATACAAAATCTTGATTCTGTCTCTGACATTTTTTTTGCTTGCCGTTTGTATCCAAGAGAAAGCAGAGGCCCAAGCGCTTACCAAAACGGTTGTGGATATGGGCGGAAATGAAGTCACCGTGCCCAAGAACGTCAATAGAATTGTCATCACCTGTTATGGGGGTGCCACCCATGAAATTGCAGCCCTCGGAGGAGCTGAAAAAATAGTAGGTCAACCATCAATGCTACGTTTTCCAACCCTTGTTCGTATGTATCCCGGTTTTAAAAAAACCGTCGATCCCGGGTCGTTTAATAACGTAAACATCGAAGAGATCCTTAACCTGAAACCGGATGTCGTTATCGCAAGCCTTACAGCAGAACAGGGAAATCGAAAAATAGTCGAGGCAGGAATTCCTGTTATTAGGGTTTATACCGGCAGAGCCAATGACCCATCGGACAGTAAACGGGAATTCTTGATGATTGGAGAATTACTGAACAGCAAACGGCAAGCTGAAGAACTGGTTGAATTTTGGGACCGACAGCTACAGATAATAGAAGAGAGAACCGCTGATATACCGCAGGGGATGCGGAAACGAGTTTACTATCTTCTCGGTTCCCTGACGCATACCAACGGGAGTGCATGGTGGGGTGAGACGCTGATCACTAGTGCAGGAGGCATCAATGTAGCACATGAGATCGGGAAGCTTAGAGATATCACCGTTGAACAGCTGCTCGGCTGGAACCCGGACGTAATGATTCTAAGTAGCAATGAGGGCAAATTCGTTCCTGTAGAAGAGGTCATGAACAACGGTCAATTACAGGGAGTCAGGGCCGTTATCGACGGCGCCGTATACCTCTGTCCCGTCGGCACCTTCTGGTGGGACAGACCAGCCCCCGAAGCCATTCTCGGTATTACCTGGCTGGCCCAAACCCTTTATCCGGAACGCTTCGGGGATATCGATCTGGAAAAGCTTTCCCAAGATTTCTATCACCGATTTTATGGCTATAGGCTGAGTCATGACGAGTTTGCATCGTTCATAACTCCCCAAGATTGACCATAGGATATTACTGAGACACGTACCGCGTGAAAACTATTATGCAGACATCCACAAATCGTAAGAAAATCGTGTGGGCTTTACTTGTCATCCTGCCGATCGTACTCTTCTTTTTTTCTCTGACGCTGGGACGCTATCCAATCTCGTTCACGACCTGCATCAAGATACTTGCTTCAACCATTTTCCCGATACATAAAAGCTGGTCGGTAACGGATGCCACCGTCGTTCTTCAAATACGGCTACCCCGAACATTTCTGGCCATGTGTGTAGGCGGCGCTCTCTCCATCAGTGGGGCAGCCTTTCAGGGAATCTTTAGGAACCCGCTGGTTAGCCCCGATATCCTCGGCGTATCGGCCGCCGCGGGATTCGGGGCAGCCTTGGCCATATTGATATCGGGAGATCCGGCCTTGGTACGCCTTCTTGCCTTTAGTTTCGGGCTTACGGGGGTGATGATTACCTACTTTCTAAGCAGGGTCTATAAAACGACCTCAGTCGTCATGCTTGTACTTTCGGGAGTTGTCGTCTCTGCTTTTTTCAGTGCCTTGATTTCGGTTGCCAAGTATGTTGCAGACCCATATTCCAAACTACCTGCCATAACATTCTGGCTGATGGGAGGATTAAACACCGTTAGTACTCGCGATATATGGTGGACCCTTCCCCCTCTTGTTTTGGGTATAACATTGTTACTTCTTGTTCGTTGGAGAATCAACATTCTCTCCTTCGGTGATGAAGAAGCAAGCTCCCTGGGCATCAATACGGAACTATTGAAAGCAATTGTAATTTTCTCCGTTACATTAATGACCGCCGCCTCCGTATGCATCAGCGGTATTATAGGCTGGGTAGGCCTTGTGATTCCGCACATCGGAAGAATGCTGGTCGGCCCCGACCACAAGGTGCTGCTGCCGGTAACGTTGATCATAGGCGCATTCTATTTGCTGGCGATGGATGATATAGCCCGTACCGTTTCATCGGCCGAAATTCCACTCGGTATTCTCACCGCCATCGTCGGTTCTCCCTTTTTCGGCTATCTGATTCGCAAGACAAGAGGCGGCTGGTCTTAGCACATTTTTCAGTACATGCCAAAGGCAACAAGATCTAAGGAGAAGGTATGAGCCCTAAACTAGGTTTATACAAAGGCAGATTCGATTATGGGCATCGGACCATTTTTGAAGACCTTAATTTCGAAATCGACAAAGGGGATATCCTCTGCCTTCTCGGAGCAAATGGATGCGGAAAGACGACCCTACTACGCTGCCTCAGGGGGTTCCTACCACTACGATCAGGATCTTGCCGCATAGACGGAACGGAGATCTCGATAATGAGAACATCAAGTCTGGCTCAGAAAATCGGCTTTGTGTTTCAAGATAACGGGGCTCCTTTCCCCTACCCCGTTATTGAAGTTGTTAAAATGGGCAGGGCACCGCATTTGAAGATGTTTTCATCCCCCGGTGCACACGATACAGCAATCGCCGAACAGGCCCTGGAGACTGTCGGGATTCCCCATCTGCGGGATAGGGAATTCACCCACATAAGCGGCGGGGAACGACAGCTTGTCGCCATCGCCAGAACAATAGCCCAAGGGCCGGACGTCATCCTGATGGACGAGCCGACATCGGCCCTTGATTTTCGAAATCAAACCTTGGTTCTGCAGGTAATTGATAAGCTTGCCCGTGCAGGATTGACCATCATCTTGACAACCCACTATCCGAACCATCCGCTCCTCCATGCCTGCAAGGTGGCCATGATGAACAATGGGAACTTTATTGCCTTCGGCTCCGCCGAAAGCGTCATTACGGAATCCAATCTGCGAAGAACCTATGGCATCGACGTACAGATTCTGACTTCGCAGTGCCATGAAGGCGAGGCCCCGGTACGATTCTGCGTGCCGAGACAAGATGGAGAAACATAGATTAATTCATCGAAGGCTATCTCCTTTTCGCTCTTCCCACCGTTTCTCATTTACCCCCTTGATGAGAAGCCATAAGGTAAATGCCAGTTCCCCCGGAATGGAGAGTATCACCACAATCTTGGCAAGCATGTCATCATACTGAGGTACCACAATATGCCCATAACTTTGGGCGAGATAGCCCAAGGCGGCAATAAGAAGCAGAATTCCCAAAATTTTCGGCCAAAATCCCGACCTGTAAACAAGGTACCCAAGCAGCAGCAGATGGAAACCGAAGAGTAGCCCCCAGATCATAATCACAAAAGCATTTATATCCATGAAAAGAAGAACAAGGGCATTCTGCTGACCGGGATCGAAGGCCGAAAGGTAGTTCTGCCCGCTCAGCAACAGCAAGGCAGGGACAGCGGTAAAGAGCGTGACGGCCTGTAGTATGGATTGGGCGAAACGGGCAAAAGAAGAAGCCAGTGCAAGCGGCCTGCTTACCGGCCGAAGCAGGACATAGAGCAGGGCACTCACCACAATCTCGATCAATACAATAGCGGTCTCGGCTACCATACCAAGACGAAATAAGAGCTGTGAGGAGATCAAATTGCCGATTGTTCCGGAAGGATCTCCGGGAACAAACACACCGCTTCTTCCCATGAAAAAGGCAAAGGGCCCAAGAAAGAAGATTACCAGATATAAGACACCGGTAATCCTGGCATATCTCCGGGGGGAAGTCTGGGGATACGGACTTGCCACTATAGTTCCTCCTTTTCACTAAGGTTTTGATCTATCGTTATGACAACATTTCCTTTCTTGTGATTCTCTCCGACATATCTGTATGCCTGAGCCGTCTGTTCCAGGGAATACCTTCTGTCTATGACCGTCCGGATTTTTCCCGCCTCAATAAGGCCTTTGAGGAAAATCAAATCTTGTGAACGCTCTATGGCGATTCCCTTTCTAACCGTCACATATCGCCCGTTCGTAGCGAGTGCCTCTTTTATTTTCGATCCCGGTATTTTCCCAACAGCATCAAAAATGATATCATAACGCTCACCACGATCAGCAAAATCTTCTTTGGTGTAATCAACGACCTTATCAGCCCCCAGCGATCGTACCAATTCCGTATTCACGGTACTGGATACACCGGTAACCTCCGCTCCGTAGTATTTGGCGATCTGTACCGCAAAGGTACCTACCGAGCCGGAGGCCCCAAAGATAAGAACCTTCTCCCGGTCCCGAATCTTTCCCTTTCTCAGAAAATATAATGCGGTAAGTCCGCCGACAGGCACGGCAGCGGCTTCTTCATACGTCATATTGCCCGGCTTTTCGGCCAGCGTTCCCTCCTGGGAGAGACAGAGATATTCGGCACAGGAACCAACCGGTAACCCGGTGGTCGTTCCGAAAACCCGGTCGCCTTTTTTAAACGAGGTGACGGCTGATCCTACAGCCGCGATGGTTCCCGCAAACTCATGCCCCGGTATGCTTTTCCGTTTAAGACCGAATATGATCCGCAATGGGAGCCAGGCGATGAAGGGAAGATTCTGGAGAAAAACGTCTCCCCGGGTGACGGATGCCGCATACACTCGTATCAGTACATCACGGCTCTTCGGAATTGGCTTATCCACCTCTTTGAGTTGAAGGAAATCTGGTGCTCCGTATCTCAGAGCTTCAATCGCTTTCATCGCCATACCCTTTTTTTGACCAATTGTAGTGTCAGGAATATTGGTGGTACAAGGATCTTAATTCCTTTTCTCATCGTCCATTGCACATATAAGCATACAAAATACCAGACAGCGGTGGAAAAGCAAGATTTTTTCCAGGGGAAACGGCACATCACCACCAATATTCCTGACACTATTAAAACATTAGTAATTTAGTAATATAAGT
Coding sequences:
- a CDS encoding DUF364 domain-containing protein, which translates into the protein METKKRKMILEETIETIRSQLGSEMDSITVERAVIGLFFSGVRLSTGDGGICFTPVKEIPEAVCCPSSARAIPGAGKLAHQPVSYYLDEMDQNAPLKKALGIAVLNALSTSCWHRKTPKEYGFDLGIDPLEGASIPEDAYVVVIGALVPYIKMLKARGKPFCILEKDARTLKADEMRYYVPPEHANEEISKADWLIITGTTLINDTLEDILDHCRSDANITLVGPTASMLPDAFFRRGIDSIGGIIVTDPDRLLDTLIEAGSGYHFYGKSAERLVIRRYTVAIQ
- a CDS encoding DUF4386 domain-containing protein → MASPYPQTSPRRYARITGVLYLVIFFLGPFAFFMGRSGVFVPGDPSGTIGNLISSQLLFRLGMVAETAIVLIEIVVSALLYVLLRPVSRPLALASSFARFAQSILQAVTLFTAVPALLLLSGQNYLSAFDPGQQNALVLLFMDINAFVIMIWGLLFGFHLLLLGYLVYRSGFWPKILGILLLIAALGYLAQSYGHIVVPQYDDMLAKIVVILSIPGELAFTLWLLIKGVNEKRWEERKGDSLR
- a CDS encoding ABC transporter substrate-binding protein is translated as MKEKKKVQGDNRYKILILSLTFFLLAVCIQEKAEAQALTKTVVDMGGNEVTVPKNVNRIVITCYGGATHEIAALGGAEKIVGQPSMLRFPTLVRMYPGFKKTVDPGSFNNVNIEEILNLKPDVVIASLTAEQGNRKIVEAGIPVIRVYTGRANDPSDSKREFLMIGELLNSKRQAEELVEFWDRQLQIIEERTADIPQGMRKRVYYLLGSLTHTNGSAWWGETLITSAGGINVAHEIGKLRDITVEQLLGWNPDVMILSSNEGKFVPVEEVMNNGQLQGVRAVIDGAVYLCPVGTFWWDRPAPEAILGITWLAQTLYPERFGDIDLEKLSQDFYHRFYGYRLSHDEFASFITPQD
- a CDS encoding ABC transporter ATP-binding protein, whose product is MSPKLGLYKGRFDYGHRTIFEDLNFEIDKGDILCLLGANGCGKTTLLRCLRGFLPLRSGSCRIDGTEISIMRTSSLAQKIGFVFQDNGAPFPYPVIEVVKMGRAPHLKMFSSPGAHDTAIAEQALETVGIPHLRDREFTHISGGERQLVAIARTIAQGPDVILMDEPTSALDFRNQTLVLQVIDKLARAGLTIILTTHYPNHPLLHACKVAMMNNGNFIAFGSAESVITESNLRRTYGIDVQILTSQCHEGEAPVRFCVPRQDGET
- a CDS encoding NAD(P)-dependent alcohol dehydrogenase; translated protein: MKAIEALRYGAPDFLQLKEVDKPIPKSRDVLIRVYAASVTRGDVFLQNLPFIAWLPLRIIFGLKRKSIPGHEFAGTIAAVGSAVTSFKKGDRVFGTTTGLPVGSCAEYLCLSQEGTLAEKPGNMTYEEAAAVPVGGLTALYFLRKGKIRDREKVLIFGASGSVGTFAVQIAKYYGAEVTGVSSTVNTELVRSLGADKVVDYTKEDFADRGERYDIIFDAVGKIPGSKIKEALATNGRYVTVRKGIAIERSQDLIFLKGLIEAGKIRTVIDRRYSLEQTAQAYRYVGENHKKGNVVITIDQNLSEKEEL
- a CDS encoding FecCD family ABC transporter permease gives rise to the protein MQTSTNRKKIVWALLVILPIVLFFFSLTLGRYPISFTTCIKILASTIFPIHKSWSVTDATVVLQIRLPRTFLAMCVGGALSISGAAFQGIFRNPLVSPDILGVSAAAGFGAALAILISGDPALVRLLAFSFGLTGVMITYFLSRVYKTTSVVMLVLSGVVVSAFFSALISVAKYVADPYSKLPAITFWLMGGLNTVSTRDIWWTLPPLVLGITLLLLVRWRINILSFGDEEASSLGINTELLKAIVIFSVTLMTAASVCISGIIGWVGLVIPHIGRMLVGPDHKVLLPVTLIIGAFYLLAMDDIARTVSSAEIPLGILTAIVGSPFFGYLIRKTRGGWS